The stretch of DNA GTAGTCACCGCCTTCTTTGGAGGCATTTTTCAACTATTTATTACATTTacacaaatattattaatgactGCCACTCCACTTGATTTGTTTGGATCAATAGATTTGGAATGTGATTTTTGAAAAACgataattgtttttaatatttattttattattaaatataattgatgatcaatgaaattaaaaacctaaatatattttttgtcttcTCGTAACTAATTTAAAATGGTAAGTGTaatcaaatttacctttcaatTTATGTATGTTAATATAAGTTGGTCTTTTTCATTAATAGAATATTAATATCGttaataatcatatttttttgtccgaaaaaatttaactatcaaaattcagaaaaatctaaaatttctataaaaaattcaatctcAAACacagaaaaattcaaaattatttcaaagttaattattaaagttaattatttcaaaacacTCAAATATCCCATCTAAAAAATCAggcttatatttcattaatacCAAGTTGGTCTTTTATTATAGTTGTGAAAATCAAGGTTTTAAAGTTAATTTTCGTTGCCtagtaaatttgtatttttattatcaaaCAACTATATACTTTCATCATTAACTGTAGAATACAAGAAAAATACCaataaatttgtgtttattttaaattagacttaatttttttttattattattcttagtGTGGTTGAACTgtgaatttttgtatttgttgatTATTGTTTCTCTAtgtaataagtttatttgagtaaaaaaaaactatatattaagtttattaaattgatTAGATATGAATTATAGCATGCAAGTTATAAACATTGGGCGAATGTTTAGAGTTTTTTGGAATAGCGATATTAGTGTTATATTGACGAAAATAACCAATATGTATTAgtagtatatataaataaaaattataagacAAACTGAACttctaaaataagataaataagactTCTTTAAATTATTCCTCATAAAAAATCTCTTTAAAGGAATATTTTTAAGCCTTCTTTACTTTTGAAGTGTGccaaaacaatatatttgtataaaattgCACAATTATCTTAAGTTAAAATGTGGAGcatcttttaattaaaaaaaaaaaaaaaaaaaagaagaagaagtcATCTTTGgtaaaaaaagggaaaaaaaaaacaccaacgAAACAGTTGCATGTAAAAAGAACCATATAGAAGCTGTCAAACAGCATATCCCACATGTGCCTATTAATGAATGTTTGGTgttttttcttcgtttttgttCTAGTTGGCGTTGACGAGCTagtaaatgaattaattaaagttGTTATTAATTGAGCCATTCCAATATTTCAATCACCATGTTATGTTGAATAGTCATCGTgcacactctctctctctctattgaATGGAGGCTATCCAATAGTATCATTTTTCGCGTCTTTTGACTATATCCCATATGATCAATATTCCCACATTTATCACACGCTTTTTTCTATATATAACACCTTCACCCCCCTCTCTCATCTCTTCATTGCTAAACTATCAAACCATCTCATATTCATCATTCTATATTTTCCTTTCTCTTCAACACATGGATCAAGATCACGAGATTGAAGTTCCATCTTTCTTTGTCTGCCCAATATCATTAGAAATCATGAAGGATCCAGTCACTGTCTCCACAGGCATAACCTACGACAGAGAAAGCATCGAAAAATGGCTCttttcaaagaaaaacattACATGTCCTGTTACAAAACAACAACTACAAGATTCAACTGATCTAACACCAAATCACACACTTCGAAGATTAATCCAAGCATGGTGTACATTAAATGCTTCACAAGGCATTGAAAGGATTCCAACTCCAAAACCACCAATcaacaaaacacaaatcacaaaaCTCATCAATGAAGCTTCTTCTCATAATTCATCACCTCTCATGCAAATTAAATCCCTCAAAAGACTTCGATCCATTGCTTCTGGCAGTGAAACAAATAAACGCATCATGGAAGATGCAGGTGTTGTTGAATTCTTAGCATCGGTTGTAATAGACAACATTGATCACAATTCTGCATCTTTATTAACAGAGAATAACCCTGTTGATGAATCATTAAGCATACTTCATAATCTTCATGTTTCTGAATCTGGGTTGAAAACTCTGTTATGTTTCAGAAACGGTGAATTCATTGAATCATTAACAAAAGTTATGCAGAAGGGTTTCTTTGAATCAAGAGCTTATGCAGTATTTTTACTGAAATCTATGACAGAAGTTGCAGAACCAGTGCAGTTACTACATCAAAAAACAGAACTTTTTATGGAATTAGTGCAAGTTTTGAAGGATCAAATATCAATCAAAGTATCAAAAGCAACACTTCAAACTTTGATTGTGCTTTGTCCATGGGGAAGAAACAGAATCAAAGGTGTTGAAGCAGGAACAGTTTCTGTTCTGATAGAACTTCTGTTAGATAACTGCAAAGACAGAAAACCAAATGAAATGATGTTGGTTTTGTTGGAGAATCTTTGTCAGTGTGCTGAAGGAAGAGCTGAACTTTTGAGACATGGAGCAGGGCTAGCTGTAGTATCGAAGAAGATTCTAAGGGTTTCGAGCGTGGCGAATGATCGAGGTGTGAGGATTCTGTTATCTGTTTCAAGGTTCTCTGCAACTCCAAATGTTGTTCAAGAAATGCTTAAACTTGGTGTTGTGGCTAAACTTTGTTTGGTTCTTCAAGTTGATTGTGGAAGTAAGACTAAAGAGAAAGCAAGTGAGATACTTAAGATGCATGCTAGGGTTTGGAGGAATTCTCCATGCATACCTAGTAATCTTCTTTCTTCATATCCCAATTATATAtgagattaattaattaattactagaATTTTCATAGATTCATTGGGCTAATTAGCTGGTTGTTCTCGATCTTAGACAAATTTAAATGATGTACAAAATTAGTTGAAAATTAAGACAATTAGGAGTGAGTTAGAGAGGCATCAACTATTGGCCATAAAAGGTATAGGTAATTTGGATaggaatttaatttaattctgaTGAATGCTTCTTGATAATTGAGTACACTATGCAACAAATTATTGACacaagtttttgtttttaataattattgttattaatattattattatatgattttaaaGGTATATCAAACaatgtaaaattgttttataacaTCATTCAATCATAATCATTCAATTAGCCACATTATATCGAacgatttttaaattaaaaacaggttttgaatattttgtcgACGTGACAAGTTATTTTTAGTTGTCAGTATAAAACAAGTTTACAGTGAGAATGTATGTCTTTTAAAGGTTCCACCATACTATATATGTTAGTTTTCATGCCAATTCATTTCTAAGGTGGGTCACTTTTATAAGTTGTTCATCGTTAATCTATACTTTGAATTTATTAAGATCTTTATCGGCTACTAACATTGTTTTATTGAAGtaaaaattcatgttttttatttttatttttagaacaaGAAAGTGATCACTTGAACAATATTCATTATATATAGAAATAGGAGAACACGAATATatgtcatttaaaattgaaCTTGTTTAAGGTCGTGAATTTCCCCTTTCAAATAGTATCTTTGATTTTCATTAAAATTGTCAACATTGATCCTAGTCCATATATTATGTTGGTTGACCAAATCACTTACACTTTATATGCTCATTTTACATTTAACTCTCAAATCCActtaagtttatttgatgaaatattttataattttattaatttgaaaaagaaaaaccaGTGATTCCTTCGTTTCTCCTCAAACATATCttaaatttagttaaatatataatattcaacatatgattatttaatatcatgtaatttttttatatttatttaaacctCCAAAGTACAAATAATTTACACGAAGTGTTTGTAGCGTACACTGTCGagtgattttatttttctttaaaaaaatgcataaattatGCATGCATCTAGAAAATGAACTTTGTAGGTACGTAAGGAGCATA from Cicer arietinum cultivar CDC Frontier isolate Library 1 chromosome 3, Cicar.CDCFrontier_v2.0, whole genome shotgun sequence encodes:
- the LOC101504462 gene encoding E3 ubiquitin-protein ligase PUB22; protein product: MDQDHEIEVPSFFVCPISLEIMKDPVTVSTGITYDRESIEKWLFSKKNITCPVTKQQLQDSTDLTPNHTLRRLIQAWCTLNASQGIERIPTPKPPINKTQITKLINEASSHNSSPLMQIKSLKRLRSIASGSETNKRIMEDAGVVEFLASVVIDNIDHNSASLLTENNPVDESLSILHNLHVSESGLKTLLCFRNGEFIESLTKVMQKGFFESRAYAVFLLKSMTEVAEPVQLLHQKTELFMELVQVLKDQISIKVSKATLQTLIVLCPWGRNRIKGVEAGTVSVLIELLLDNCKDRKPNEMMLVLLENLCQCAEGRAELLRHGAGLAVVSKKILRVSSVANDRGVRILLSVSRFSATPNVVQEMLKLGVVAKLCLVLQVDCGSKTKEKASEILKMHARVWRNSPCIPSNLLSSYPNYI